The Gemella haemolysans genome includes a region encoding these proteins:
- a CDS encoding helix-turn-helix transcriptional regulator gives MTKLDDIMWKLNMTNKKLAKLSGVSTNTINLIRTGNGKGSRKSIRKIASALNVNANEIGD, from the coding sequence ATGACAAAGCTTGATGATATTATGTGGAAATTGAATATGACTAATAAGAAATTAGCTAAATTAAGTGGGGTTAGTACTAATACTATCAATTTAATACGTACTGGGAACGGTAAAGGCAGTAGGAAGAGTATTAGAAAGATAGCTAGTGCATTAAATGTAAATGCAAATGAAATAGGAGATTAA
- a CDS encoding RusA family crossover junction endodeoxyribonuclease yields the protein MQDVMCKMGFYKDDGLITDLEVSKRWHKNSGLYIEIEEVEKIDNEFNELMED from the coding sequence TTGCAAGATGTAATGTGTAAAATGGGCTTTTACAAAGATGATGGATTAATTACGGATCTAGAAGTCAGTAAGAGGTGGCATAAGAACAGTGGACTGTATATTGAGATTGAAGAAGTAGAGAAGATAGACAATGAATTTAATGAATTAATGGAGGATTAA